The Nevskiales bacterium genome includes a region encoding these proteins:
- a CDS encoding type II secretion system protein N encodes PVPPPLPEPPPPPPPPEPELVLKGVFVGADASRSRALIALGEEDARLYKPDDKLPDGAVLRAIGNKAVEIEKNGETRTLPLERGRPGAVAAEPAQPAEPAAEPSAAADAGAPAAAEATPP; translated from the coding sequence CCCGTCCCGCCCCCGCTGCCGGAACCGCCACCGCCCCCGCCGCCACCCGAGCCGGAGCTGGTGCTCAAGGGCGTGTTCGTCGGCGCCGATGCCAGCCGTTCCCGCGCGCTGATCGCGCTGGGCGAGGAAGATGCGCGCCTGTACAAGCCGGACGACAAGCTGCCGGACGGCGCAGTGCTTAGGGCCATCGGCAACAAGGCGGTCGAGATCGAGAAGAACGGGGAAACGCGGACCCTACCGCTCGAACGCGGCCGGCCCGGCGCCGTGGCGGCCGAGCCCGCGCAGCCGGCGGAACCTGCCGCCGAGCCTTCCGCGGCGGCCGATGC